Sequence from the Terriglobales bacterium genome:
TGGCTGCAAGACCTGCAGCCGGCGCAGCACGAGCGCCTCATCCGCTGGTGGCAGGACGAGATCGAAGGCACCGGCCGCGTGCCCATCTTATCGGTCGAGCAGCGGCCCGAGGTGCTGCGCTTCGGCTCGGGCACCGACCAGGACCTGCGCCTCGCCTGGCAGGAGTTCCTCATCCGCATCATTGCCGACGCGTTCGACCTGCCGCCGCTGGTGCTCGGCCTCGAGCACGACGTCAACCGCGCGACCGCCGCCGACCAGCTCGACCAGGCCTTCCGCACGGCCATCGTGCCGACCGCCCGCCTGCTGGCCGAGCACCTCACGCGCGACGCCATCGGCAAGCGCCTCGGCTGGCACGACCTGGAGTTCGTCTTCACCGACGTGGACGCGCGCGACGAGCGCGAAGAAGCCGAGATCCACGAGATCCTGCTGCGCTCGGGCGTGCTGACGGTGAACGAGGTGAGAAGGATGCGCGGACTAGCGGAGATCAGCGGCTAGCGTGGAAGCACGAACCAGGCGATCGACATGATCACGGTGACGCTGAGTCCGATGATCCAGTAGGCCGTCCAGATCTTCTTCTGCTGGCGCTCGTTCTTGGACATCGCGATCCACGCCGCTCTGCCAGACATCAGCGCCATCGCAATGATGCAGCCAGCGAGGAACTGAACGAACTGCCAGTGGCTGTACATCAGCCAAACGACCACACCGACGAGTGCGAAGGCCGCTAGTTCGGACAGCACGAATTGCCGATTCACGGACCCATCTGAGCATGAAGACCGATATCCAATCCATGGCAATCGAGATGCCGCCGGTCGTCTGCCCAGGCGGACATCCGAACCGGCTGCCGTTCCGCGGCGTGCTGACGGTGAGCGAGGTGAGACGGATGCGAGGGCTGCCGGAGACCAGCGGCTAGGCGAGCTCGCGACTCTCGTTGCCAGGGAAGAATGCTGCAAACAGGGCGGCCATCCATACCGGAAAGAAGACGAGATCGAAGAGGTCATGTTTTCGATTGCCGTGGAGAAGATAGCCGTCAAGCCACGGCACCTGATAAATGATCTCGAAGAGCAACAGATTATGAAGAAAGCGGTATCGATATTTCTTCATTGCTTGCACAACGCGATCTCGCCGGAGCGGCAAATGCGCAGAAATCAGCAATACTCCGCCACCAAGCCCAATAGCTAGATCGACCGCTTCAAAGTTCGGCCGTACCTCCAACCAGACAACAAAAACCATTAGCACCAGCGATAGGGGAATCGCCCAGCGAAGATCGACTGCGGCTCGCTTCTCCATGGGCCTATTACTTCATACGGACCTGCCCAATGCAAATCGAATCCATGGCTATTGCGCTTCCGCGTATTGCGGCGCACCCCAACCGCCTGCCCTTCCGCGGCGTGTTGACGCTGGTCGACTCGCCCAGCGAGCGCGCGCCCGCCGGCGCGCGCGGTCACCGCGTTCTTCTGACGCGCGAGGCCGCCGAGCGCGCGCTGCCCTCGCTGCTCGGCATGGGGCTCGACTTCACGCCGTCGCTCGACGGACACGACGCGCGGCGCAAGGTGGGCGTGATCACCAGCGCCGAGATTGTGGAGCTGTCGTCGGCCCACGGTCCACGGCCCTCGGCCGCGACGGAACTGGACGGCCGACGACCGAAGACCGAC
This genomic interval carries:
- a CDS encoding phage portal protein translates to WLQDLQPAQHERLIRWWQDEIEGTGRVPILSVEQRPEVLRFGSGTDQDLRLAWQEFLIRIIADAFDLPPLVLGLEHDVNRATAADQLDQAFRTAIVPTARLLAEHLTRDAIGKRLGWHDLEFVFTDVDARDEREEAEIHEILLRSGVLTVNEVRRMRGLAEISG